The following nucleotide sequence is from Aneurinibacillus soli.
ATCCATTTCCCAATTAGACCTGCGGTCCAGTTATACTCGACAGGGACATCAACATCAATCGGACGTTTCGTTGCGACTACCTCAGCCACCTGTTGTTCTTGTTCTTCCGTTAAACGTTTCGGTGCGCCAGGAGAATGTCTGAGTTCCAGACCAGCCAGCCCGTTTTTTCGATACAGTTTCAAATACGTGCAGATGGTTTGGGGTGTACGCCCAAGAAGCTGTGCAATATCTTTATTTTTCTTTCCACAAAGATGAAGATACACGGTTTGATAGCGTTCGAACATCCGCTTATCCTTCGTGGTGTTCATCGCTTTCCTTGCTTCTTGTATGTCAATCTGCTTCTCATTCATCTTTTTGTCGCCTCTCCATCGTGAAAATCTTGATAGAGGTTTATTTCCACACAAAACATAAAAAACCTTTAATTCAACTTATATAGCTTGTTACACCGCAAACAATTTTCCAAAGGGTGTGAAGGGAGGAAGAAGGGTAACATAGAAGTAAACGGAAATACGGGGCAGAGGCATCAATGGTGGAGTGATTTGAGTTCATCCAGCGAAATCGTAGAATTTACGGGCAGCGCAAATCGCCATATAATAGAAGAGAGGACAAATATGTTGGTATATTCACTGTGAGGTGAGCGTCATGATTGTGAACAAAGTCATTATCGTGGAAGGCAAGACCGACAAGAAACGTCTGGAAAAAATTATTGCAGAACCAGTCGAGATTATCTGCACCAACGGCACATTAAGTAGCTATAAGCTTGAGGAGCTATACAGTGAGGCAGGGGATGCAGAGGTATATATTTTTGTAGATGAGGATTCGTCCGGTCGCAAGCTGCGGGCCCAGCTTCGGCAGGAGTTTCCTTGCGCAAGGCATTTGTATACGCGCAAAAGCTATGCTGAAATTGCACGTACGCCGTACGACTACCTGGCCAAAATTTTACGCGACGCCTATATTGAGATAGATGAGGCGGTGATTCTGTAGGCGCGTATATGTAAAGGAGAAGATTATTAGTCGATGTTAGAACAAATTCAACAGCGTATAAGTCAGCGTTCCGTTAACTTGTTTGGGTTCGCCCCGTTGATGCGGGCGGCTATTATGATACCTCTGATTGAAAAAGACGGCAAATGGCACGTTCTGTTTGAGGTGCGGGCCAGTACGCTTACGCGTCAGCCAGGAGAGATATGCTTCCCTGGGGGCAAGATTGATCCGTCTGATAAAAACGAGAAAGAGGCGGCTATCCGTGAGACATGTGAGGAGCTTGGCATTCAGTCTGACGATATTGAAGTGATCGCCGATCTCGGCGTGCTGATTCCGCCTTACTCTTCTTCCATCTACTCCTTTGTCGGGCGTATCCGGGATGAACGCCGCCTGTCACCTAACAAAGCGGAAGTCGGAGAAGTATTTTATGTGCCGCTTTCGTTTTTTCTGGAGAATGAGCCGCAGGTACACTACATTCAGCTGGCCGTGAAGCCGGATGAAGATTTCCCGTTCGACCTCATTCCGCTCGGCAAAGAGTACAAGTGGCGGACCACTCGCTTGCCTGAATTTTTCTATCAATACAATGGGAAAATTATCTGGGGATTAACGGCGCGGATTGTGCAAGAGTTCATCTCGGTCATCAAGTGAAATTGTGAAAGTACTGTGTCCGATGTGCTGAACTCCTTCTAGAAGTAAAGGCCAAAAAAGCCTTTGCTTTTTTGGTTTTATCGCTGTTTTCACAAGGGTCACAGGCATAGATAACGTGCTTCCTACATATAGCCAAAACACTATACAAAGCAAATGAAACTTGATAACATCTATATGGTGTAAACTAGATAGATGTTATTTTGCATCTACAGTTCTACTGTATTTGTCCCATGTCAGCCCTGAAGCATGATGTAAGGAAGAGGTGTTATTGGCACGAAATCGCCTTTCTTTCCGATGCATTATACTGGTATGATGGGAATGCCATGTCGTGTATGTGAATATGACGTGGAGGCATAGCTACTACTTTTTAAGTATAACGGGGGACTTTTGTATGGGTTATCGTTTACCTTTTGTAACAAGTGTCGCGATCTTCCTGCTGCTTATTGCCGGAGCGCTCGTCGTCGGACTTGATGCCGGATTGGCTTGTTCGGACTGGCCGCTCTGCAACGGGCATATCATTCCACCAATGGAAGGCAAGATTATTATTGAGTACACGCATCGGATGCTATCGACAACGATCGGATTTATAGTTTTGGCCAATGTGTACATGGCATGGCGCCATCGGAAAGAGAGCCCGAAGGCCGCTAAACTGACGTTTGTTTCGCTTATTCTGTTGGGCGTGGTCGCTGTACTGGGCGGTGTGAACGTGCTGCACAAACTTCCGCGGGGTTTTACAGCGATGGATACGAGTGCTGCGATGTTGTTGTTTGCCACGTACGTTACGATTACGGGTATTAACCTGGCACAGCATCGGAGAGAGAATGGACAATTTGAGGAGAATCGCAATGTGCTTGCCCTTCGCAAACGTGCCATGTGGGCAACGGGCGCGATTTATTTGCAAATTGTGCTTGGAGCGTTCATCAAGCATAGTCATGCTGGGAAAGTATGGGTGCTTGGTGGCGATGAGTGGCTTAGTGAGCTTATCACCTCTCAAACGGTTGCTGAAGTTTTGATGTACCTACATTTTGTTATAAGTGTAGTGGTTGCCGGCGCGATTATTAGCCTATTCTTCCATTCCATGCAGAAGAAAGTGTTGAAGTTCGAAGCGTCGATGGTGGCGGGCTTGCTTGTATTAGAGATCGTTGCTGGTTTTGCGGATATTAGCGCGAATCTGGCGCTTTGGGCTAGCATTATGCATACATCGTTGTCTTCTTTACTGTTTGCGTTTAGTGTGTTTATGACTGTAGAGACACGATTAGGCGGCGAACTGCTGCGTTCCGGGTCTCTCGTGTCGCAGCGTCACCATTCCACAGGCAATCTTGGCTAACGAGTAATTTATTTAAGGAGGGATATTGTGGGAACTCCTATCTCAGAAATTAAATCAGCAGAATATGAAAATACGACGGGGGCTGTACAGGGAGAACCAATGACTTTAAAAGAAACAATACGTGAATATGTTGGGGTTACAAAAGTTGGGATTACGATCTCGAACTTAATGACACTGTTTGCTGGCTTGTGGCTGGCAGCGGATGGACCGCTACCGCTCTCGATCACGCTTCTAACTGCGCTTGGCTCATCTTTCATTATTATGTCCGGGACGTCATTAAATAACTACCTTGACCGTGATCTGGATCGCCATATGGAGCGTACGAAAAGTCGTGCGCTAGTAGAAGGACGCTTGAAACCACAAAATGTTATGCGTCTGGGATTGATTCTTGGTGTGCTCGGTTCTTTGATGCTTCTCTCCGTTAATGCGCTTTGTGCAGTGCTTGGGCTTGTCGCATTGTTCTTCTATGTTGTTGTGTATACGATGTGGACGAAGCGTACGACAACATTGAACACGCTAGTAGGTGCAGTATCCGGGGCTATGCCACCAGTTATGGGCTATACGGCAATTAGTGGAACGCTTGATCTGACTGCGTGGATTTTGTTTTTCTTCATGTTTATCTGGCAGTGTCCGCACTTTCTGGCACTTGCTATGCGTCGGGCGAATGATTACCGCAGTGCTGGGTTCCAGATGATGCCAGCTGTATACGGATTCCGTGTTACCAAAAATCATATTCTTAGCTATACGATTGCCCTTGTCCCGATCTCTCTTATGCTGTATATGGTAGGAGAAGTCGGCAAAGTGTATCTTGTAGCAATGAGTATACTTGGCTTTGGCTATCTCTTATTGAACTTCTCCGGACTGTTTGCGAAAGATGATATCAAATTTGGTCGTCGCTCGTTTACGTATTCCATTATTTATCTGACCTTGTTCTGTTTGTTTGTTATGATTGACCGGGTATAAGATGGTTTCGTCCGGGAAGCGGGAGTGGGTTACGTGGTTTGTTGCGGCGTTGTTGCTTGTCGTTTGTGGACTGATCGGCTGGAAGTTGTGGTGGGGAAGCAGCACGTTACCTGTCGTGGACCGCGCCCCTAATTTTACGCTTACAGACATGTATGGCCGTACGGTGCCGCTTCGCGAATCGGATGGAAAAGTGCGAATCGTATCGTTTCACTACACGCGCTGCCCGGACATATGCCAGGCCACCAACTTTAAACTTTTACGTCTGGCAGAGCAGCTTCGTAAGGAGAAATTGCTCGCAGAGCGAGTACTGCTGATGACCATATCATTCGATTCAAAGTATGATACTGAAGCTGTGCTTAAGCAGTATACAGACCGAACCGGAATGAAGCAGGACGGCTGGCTGTTCCTGCGCGGGAGTCAGGAGCAAACAAAGCAGGTGCTCAAAGGGTTTAAGGTGTTGGCAGAGGAACAAGATGGCGGACTGTTTATGCATTCGAATCAGTTGTTCCTGCTTGATGGTAGCCAGAATATTCGTGCGGTGTACCGCATGGGAAGCGAGTTGGATACCGATGCGATGCTCGCTGATATTCATGCGCTGCTAGAGGATAAATAAGCAACAGGCTGTCCGGAGGAACGGGCAGCCTTTTTTTCTGTCGGGGCTACCTCCTGCGGTTGCATCGCTCCTGCTAGGTTTGATAAAGTCAGAGATTAGAAAGTAAAGGAGGAAGACGATGAACTGGATTGAATACCAGCTCCGGTTTCCGTTCCAGACGGATGAGGAGTCAGTGATGTACATGCTTGGAGAAATGGGGTTTGAGAATAGCTGGATTGACAGCCCGGTTGACATTATTCAAATTCCAGATGGATATGATTACGCGGTTAAAGAAGCGGATAGCACAATCATTACATATGAGTCGGTACAATGTTCGAAAGAAGAGCTGGCTGCTTATGCGGAAAAGTCATTGGCACGTATCCGTGAAGAGTTCATGCCAACCGGTCTGATCGAGGTAATATGGAAAGAGCCGGAATTGCAGCATGTGGATGATTGGAAAGAACATTTTACGGTTGAAGTGGTGTCAGATGAGCTTGTATTAGTCCCGCTCTGGCTACAGGAAGAGGCAGAGAAATATTCGCAACCGTATAAGCTGCTTATAGAGCCAGGTGGCGCATTCGGGACTGGCAAGCATGGCACAACGAAAAGTTGCCTTCGTGTGATTGAAGAACTGGATACAGCAGGCAAAGCAGTGATCGATATTGGAGCTGGTTCTGGTATTCTCGGCGTATACTGCATCATGCGCGGAGCGGGGCATGTGCTAGCAATTGATATTAACCCGTCCTCACCATCAGAGATTGGATATCTTGCGGAGTTGAACAACGTACCTTCTCCGGAGGTATTTGTCGGAGATGGGAACTGTCTGGAAGGAGAAAGCATGTATGATATTCTGCTTATTAACATTGGGGGGGAAGAGGCTATTCGGCAGGTTGCTACGTGTCGTCGCTTGCTGAAAGCAGGTGGAGTGGCCGTCGTCTCGGGTATTGTAGAATGGGCAGAAGCTGATGTGATACAGGAATATGAAGCACGCGGCTTTATCCTGTGTGAGCGCAGGGCAGATGAGGAATGGCTGACGCTTCGCTTTGATGCGTAACAGCCAAAACATACAAACAAAATAAAAAAGCAAGCTTGAGAATAAGCTCGCTTTTTTATTTTGTTCAAGAAGAAGGGGTGAATTTTTTTATAGAAGTAATTTCTTCCGTTGTTGCAAAGCGGCAGCTTGGACTAAGTGGGGAACGTCGTAGCCGAACTTCAAGCTGGTGAAGTATGCTGGTTATGTTGGGGAATTGTTCGTTATCGATCGTAAACTGGACTCCGTATTCTTGAAGTCCGGTTTCACTGCTTTTTTTCCAGACAATATAACCAGGAAACTTAACCATCTGATTCAGGATTGTTGTCTCGAATTCCAGAATAATTTGTGGTGTGACTGGAAGGAGAACATTGGAGGTGAAGCGAAGTCCGCCCGCACTAATGTCCTCGATCAACACATTTGCACTTCCTGTTTCAATTGCATTTTCTTTTACACGGATAATTGTTACATCCGAGATAAGTGGATTTTTAAGTGTAAGACGGAAAAACTGTCGTTTTTCCTGGTCTTTCATAACCCTCACTTCCTTGTTGTCGATGTTCTGCTTGACCATTATTACAAAGTTATGCTATCATTTTTTTGCAGATGGTTACTATATCTTACGTAGTACATTACTATAT
It contains:
- a CDS encoding 50S ribosomal protein L11 methyltransferase, whose translation is MNWIEYQLRFPFQTDEESVMYMLGEMGFENSWIDSPVDIIQIPDGYDYAVKEADSTIITYESVQCSKEELAAYAEKSLARIREEFMPTGLIEVIWKEPELQHVDDWKEHFTVEVVSDELVLVPLWLQEEAEKYSQPYKLLIEPGGAFGTGKHGTTKSCLRVIEELDTAGKAVIDIGAGSGILGVYCIMRGAGHVLAIDINPSSPSEIGYLAELNNVPSPEVFVGDGNCLEGESMYDILLINIGGEEAIRQVATCRRLLKAGGVAVVSGIVEWAEADVIQEYEARGFILCERRADEEWLTLRFDA
- a CDS encoding toprim domain-containing protein; the encoded protein is MIVNKVIIVEGKTDKKRLEKIIAEPVEIICTNGTLSSYKLEELYSEAGDAEVYIFVDEDSSGRKLRAQLRQEFPCARHLYTRKSYAEIARTPYDYLAKILRDAYIEIDEAVIL
- a CDS encoding SCO family protein, which translates into the protein MTGYKMVSSGKREWVTWFVAALLLVVCGLIGWKLWWGSSTLPVVDRAPNFTLTDMYGRTVPLRESDGKVRIVSFHYTRCPDICQATNFKLLRLAEQLRKEKLLAERVLLMTISFDSKYDTEAVLKQYTDRTGMKQDGWLFLRGSQEQTKQVLKGFKVLAEEQDGGLFMHSNQLFLLDGSQNIRAVYRMGSELDTDAMLADIHALLEDK
- the cyoE gene encoding heme o synthase, encoding MGTPISEIKSAEYENTTGAVQGEPMTLKETIREYVGVTKVGITISNLMTLFAGLWLAADGPLPLSITLLTALGSSFIIMSGTSLNNYLDRDLDRHMERTKSRALVEGRLKPQNVMRLGLILGVLGSLMLLSVNALCAVLGLVALFFYVVVYTMWTKRTTTLNTLVGAVSGAMPPVMGYTAISGTLDLTAWILFFFMFIWQCPHFLALAMRRANDYRSAGFQMMPAVYGFRVTKNHILSYTIALVPISLMLYMVGEVGKVYLVAMSILGFGYLLLNFSGLFAKDDIKFGRRSFTYSIIYLTLFCLFVMIDRV
- a CDS encoding NUDIX hydrolase, which gives rise to MLEQIQQRISQRSVNLFGFAPLMRAAIMIPLIEKDGKWHVLFEVRASTLTRQPGEICFPGGKIDPSDKNEKEAAIRETCEELGIQSDDIEVIADLGVLIPPYSSSIYSFVGRIRDERRLSPNKAEVGEVFYVPLSFFLENEPQVHYIQLAVKPDEDFPFDLIPLGKEYKWRTTRLPEFFYQYNGKIIWGLTARIVQEFISVIK
- a CDS encoding COX15/CtaA family protein, which encodes MGYRLPFVTSVAIFLLLIAGALVVGLDAGLACSDWPLCNGHIIPPMEGKIIIEYTHRMLSTTIGFIVLANVYMAWRHRKESPKAAKLTFVSLILLGVVAVLGGVNVLHKLPRGFTAMDTSAAMLLFATYVTITGINLAQHRRENGQFEENRNVLALRKRAMWATGAIYLQIVLGAFIKHSHAGKVWVLGGDEWLSELITSQTVAEVLMYLHFVISVVVAGAIISLFFHSMQKKVLKFEASMVAGLLVLEIVAGFADISANLALWASIMHTSLSSLLFAFSVFMTVETRLGGELLRSGSLVSQRHHSTGNLG
- a CDS encoding PilZ domain-containing protein, giving the protein MKDQEKRQFFRLTLKNPLISDVTIIRVKENAIETGSANVLIEDISAGGLRFTSNVLLPVTPQIILEFETTILNQMVKFPGYIVWKKSSETGLQEYGVQFTIDNEQFPNITSILHQLEVRLRRSPLSPSCRFATTEEITSIKKFTPSS